TCTGCCTCTTTCTCATCGCGCGGTTCTTGAACGCAGGTGAGCGTGAGCCCATCTCCTGACTTTGTTTTTGTCTCAGCGGTAATCACCCAGAAATTCTCTGGCTTGAAGGCCCTGATTTCTTTTTCCTGCTCCATCAATATACGAAGCGCGGGGGACTGCACGCGGCCTGCCGAAAGGCCGTATCGTAGTTTCTTCCAGATGAGCCCCGAGAGGTCATAGCCAAAGAGTCGGTCCAAGACACGGCGGGCTTCCTGCGCGCTCTTAAGATTCATATCAATACTGCGCGGGTTTTTGACCGCTTCTTGTACCGCCTTTTCTGTGATCTCATGGAAGACAATCCTTTTTACTTTCTCCGGAGTTTTATTGAGATTACAAATCTCCGCAATGTGCCAGGAGATAGCCTCACCCTCACGGTCAGGGTCAGTGGCGAGCACCACTTCGTCCGCCTTCTTGCATGCCGCGGCAAGTTCCTTAACCACCTTCTCTTTCCCGGGGATGATTTGATAATTGGGGACAAAACCCGCTTCAATATCGATAGCACCCTTGCTCGACTTCGGGATATCACGAATGTGACCAACGGATGATTTCACCACGTAGTCGTCTCCCAAATATTTGTTTATAGTCTTCGCCTTTGCAGGCGATTCGACGATGACGAGCTTCATGACTTCACACTAATACTACATGTTTTAGCTTTTTGCAAATAATTAAGTGAAAAAACTCTTGATTTTGATACCGTTCTTTTGTATCTTCTTTGAAAGACGACTCGATGAGGAAAGGTTTAATGACCGGTCTTATCTCGCTCTTTTGGCTTTTCGTGTATTGGATAGTGGCGACGTTTGTGATGCTCGCGGCTGTGGCGGTCTACGTACTCATTATTAAGGATAGCGATGTGGGGGAAATAAAGCGAGAGCTAATGCATAAGTTTACATGGGCCGTCTGCATTTCGGGCGGGTTCATACTCGCAATCGTCGCCAAGTTCACTATGTAATTGTCCCAAGCCCCTCAGGGCTTTTTTAAATGGCACGGTGCACCTCCCCAAGCGCTTCTTTTGTGAGTCCGCGCAATTCAAGTGTCGAGAGTCCAATGTTCACGTCGGTAATCGAAAGTCCGCTTTCACGGATGAGATCGTCTTTTGTCATGGGTTCGTCAAGGAGCTCGAGAAGCGTGCGCTCCACCTCAGTGCAATCGTGCGGCACGCCTGGTGTCTCCGCGGTTCCATCGGCAGCACTATCCATGTTCCATGCGGTAAGGATATCTTTTCCGGATGTCACCGGAGTTGCCCCGAGTTTCAAGAGTTGGTTCGCGCCCGCACTGTTGGCCGAAAAGATGGGTCCCGGTACGACGAAGACATCGCGGTTGTATTCTGTAGCGAGTCGTGCGGTGACAAGTGTACCCGAACGTTCTCCTGCCTCGATAATGAGAACTCCCCGCGCGATCCCCGCCATAATGCGATTTCGTTGTGGAAAAGAGTATGGCGTCGCA
This portion of the Parcubacteria group bacterium genome encodes:
- the dprA gene encoding DNA-protecting protein DprA translates to MTAAEIQILAREQFPKALLEIPQVPERLYIKGALPSPLDYGYLAVVGSRKYTNYGREVCEKIIADLRGTPVVIVSGLALGIDAIAHNAALNAGLPTVAVPGSGLGAHVLYPRTNQRLAETIVQSGGALVSEFEPDFRATPYSFPQRNRIMAGIARGVLIIEAGERSGTLVTARLATEYNRDVFVVPGPIFSANSAGANQLLKLGATPVTSGKDILTAWNMDSAADGTAETPGVPHDCTEVERTLLELLDEPMTKDDLIRESGLSITDVNIGLSTLELRGLTKEALGEVHRAI